One stretch of Kluyveromyces marxianus DMKU3-1042 DNA, complete genome, chromosome 8 DNA includes these proteins:
- the TSR3 gene encoding ribosome biogenesis protein TSR3, translating into MGKGKNKESREGSTRTRPGKGSNGHSSRLNHKRMEMKHAGPTSSKFPVKLAMWDFDHCDPKRCSGKKLERLGLIKSLRVGQKFQGIVVSPNGKTVVCPNDKEIVEEHGASVVECSWARLEEVPFNKIGGKHERLLPYLVAANQVNYGRPWRLNCVEALAACFAIVGRTDLAADLLSNFSWGPEFLELNKELLELYQQCTDHDSVKAAEEKWLQQIEEEARQRKEMAKTEDIWMIGNVNRATQDSEEEYSEEEDLSTDEIAVSKEVKYDSLGNVIPSDEEAEEESSEEVESEEDTDEAESLHVPLNSLSVK; encoded by the coding sequence ATGGGTAAGGGTAAAAATAAGGAAAGTAGGGAAGGTAGTACAAGGACTCGGCCCGGGAAAGGGTCTAATGGTCACAGTTCCCGATTGAACCATAAAAGAATGGAGATGAAACATGCTGGTCCTACTTCAAGCAAGTTTCCCGTAAAATTAGCTATGTGGGACTTTGATCACTGTGATCCTAAGAGATGTAGTGGTAAAAAGCTTGAAAGGCTTGGTTTGATAAAGTCATTGAGAGTCGGACAAAAATTTCAAGGAATTGTTGTTTCTCCTAACGGTAAGACTGTGGTTTGTCCTAACGATAAGGAGATCGTCGAGGAGCATGGTGCATCAGTCGTGGAGTGTTCTTGGGCAAGATTGGAAGAGGTTCCTTTCAATAAGATTGGAGGAAAACATGAGAGACTTTTGCCGTATTTAGTAGCAGCGAACCAGGTTAATTATGGTAGACCTTGGAGATTAAATTGTGTTGAAGCCTTGGCAGCTTGTTTTGCCATCGTTGGTAGGACAGATTTGGCAGCTGATTTACTATCTAACTTTTCTTGGGGTCCGGAATTCCTAGAGTTGAACAAGGAATTGCTCGAACTTTACCAGCAGTGCACAGATCATGATTCTGTGAAAGCTGCAGAAGAGAAGTGGCTACAACAAATCGAGGAAGAGGCCAGACAACGTAAAGAAATGGCCAAAACAGAAGATATTTGGATGATTGGAAATGTTAATAGAGCTACTCAAGatagtgaagaagaatatagtgaggaagaagatcttTCCACTGATGAAATCGCCGTCTCTAAAGAAGTGAAATACGACTCGTTAGGAAACGTAATACCGAGCGATGAAGAAGCCGAGGAAGAGTCttctgaagaagtagaatctgaagaagatactGACGAAGCGGAGTCACTTCATGTCCCACTTAATAGCCTAAGCGTGaaatag
- the SGT2 gene encoding Sgt2p yields MSPSNKDIAALIVDFLSSSAAEANEDNRDSLNVAIDCITEVFQFEKSESDSLIKNTFKGKKLAELLESASVSAGASGEPVKVHIPVEDAEAKAKAEELKLQGNKAMAAKNFDEAIAKYTAAIEVSPSNAVYYSNRAAAYSSLKKYEEAVKDAEQAIKVDPTYSKGYSRLGFAKYALNEPEEALEAYKKVLDIEGDKATDVMKRDYETAKKKVENSMNLEKSAFNEPTDKSATEAPGAGAGPGGMPDLSSLLGGGLGGGLGALLNNPQVMQAAEKMMQNPGLMQSMMQNPALKDMANQFSSGGGMPDFSQMMNDPAIRDMAKNMFGGSGEPPK; encoded by the coding sequence ATGTCTCCATCAAATAAAGATATCGCCGCTTTAATCGTTGACTTTTTGTCATCATCTGCTGCTGAAGCTAATGAGGACAATCGTGATTCACTAAATGTTGCCATCGACTGCATTACAGAAGTCTTccaatttgaaaagagcGAATCCGACTCATTGATCAAGAATACTTTCAAGGGTAAGAAATTGGCCGAATTACTTGAATCTGCTTCCGTTTCCGCTGGAGCATCCGGTGAACCAGTTAAGGTGCATATTCCAGTTGAAGATGCTGAAGCTAAGGCTAAGGCTGAAGAACTAAAACTTCAAGGTAACAAAGCTATGGCTGCTAAGAATTTCGACGAGGCTATTGCAAAGTATACTGCTGCTATTGAGGTGTCACCATCAAATGCTGTTTACTATTCCAACAGAGCTGCTGCCTACTCTTCCTTGAAGAAGTACGAAGAAGCAGTCAAGGACGCTGAGCAAGCTATCAAGGTCGATCCAACTTATTCTAAGGGTTATTCTAGATTAGGTTTCGCCAAGTACGCTTTGAACGAACCAGAAGAAGCCTTGGAAGCTTACAAGAAGGTTTTGGATATTGAAGGCGACAAGGCTACCGATGTAATGAAGAGGGACTACGAAActgctaagaagaaggtggaaAACTCTATGAACTTGGAAAAGAGTGCTTTCAACGAACCTACCGATAAATCTGCTACCGAAGCTCCTGGTGCAGGCGCTGGACCAGGTGGCATGCCAGACTTGTCCAGCTTGTTAGGCGGTGGTTTAGGCGGTGGTTTAGGCGCCCTTTTGAACAACCCACAAGTTATGCAAGCCGCTGAAAAGATGATGCAAAACCCAGGTCTGATGCAAAGTATGATGCAAAACCCAGCTTTGAAGGACATGGCTAACCAATTCTCATCTGGTGGTGGAATGCCTGATTTCAGTCAAATGATGAACGACCCTGCCATCAGAGATATGGCAAAGAATATGTTTGGTGGCTCCGGCGAACCACCAAAATAA
- the NPR2 gene encoding nitrogen permease regulating protein NPR2 yields MSNTFDGFVPIHTVFYTLFHPTEGSKVRFQFPPNNLEHGGIDFDTIKNYIIPKPQLCNKLLTFKYANYRLVCYPVNVNARYYARNSFNFNFVFVFPYDCATSPYEPAIARLGKMFKVLEEQSQILSKAERDPVYFQLKSQDASTVEQNAEKGSMTLGEHSDIKPPGDDGEKYQKIMMDLASDTKNLCIEDLLMKLFLDLNNYSECLIPIDDGNSIDIKLFPVRIPPTAKISVEDVPIAIVNLTDIIDVNWDPTMIKIVPYIDGINSIDQIASCAESDVGLVQECIKHLMYYKCVILSDIFQFSNIYAPTSEIHTFLTNPAIANACQFYVQIDSLGEYQLPFDRRPHEVFSSGKKHASSSTVHSKRRDSIDTSTTGSVGSNMELHRNYLSTSSTPSYLKAHTLESGSLGTNEKINRRVLPTKSCIFDLYRSLCQGKTIKEWYKQNFDIIRDNRIDVRRLIMFGVTRRLIYRVNSYPIVKNISTWDILKSLVANEPKTKHKAVGDSENIFSAADIKVVDNKDDSYVEDNSDAADKLLKSLYKKLSLKQDSSSGGTSKITRYYDDSPQKDGETNSRKSSSGSQQKVSFDVSAPTETSNIAEIHNPNQNGIWKKRKEEELILMDCLKNAETFDKICTKLKRSRKEVEVMLKELGHYNIVNS; encoded by the coding sequence ATGTCTAATACCTTTGATGGGTTTGTACCTATACACACAGTGTTCTATACACTTTTTCATCCGACAGAGGGGTCTAAGGTACGGTTTCAGTTTCCGCCTAACAATTTGGAACATGGAGGAATCGATTTTGATACAATAAAAAACTACATTATTCCGAAACCACAGCTTTGCAACAAGCTCTTAACATTCAAATATGCTAATTATAGATTAGTATGCTATCCTGTGAACGTCAATGCCAGATATTACGCTAGaaattccttcaatttcaactttgttttcgttttccCTTATGACTGTGCTACTTCACCATATGAACCTGCTATTGCACGACTTGGTAAGATGTTTAAGGTGTTGGAAGAACAATCTCAAATACTTTCTAAGGCCGAAAGAGACCCAGTTTACTTTCAATTGAAATCGCAAGATGCTAGCACTGTTGAACAGAATGCGGAAAAAGGGTCAATGACGTTAGGTGAACATAGTGATATCAAGCCACCTGGGGACGATGGagaaaaataccaaaaaatTATGATGGATTTAGCCAGTGACACAAAGAATCTTTGTATTGAAGATCTCTTGATGAAGTTATTCCTTGATTTAAACAATTATTCAGAGTGTTTGATTCCAATAGATGACGGAAACTCTATAGATATCAAACTCTTCCCAGTAAGGATACCTCCTACGGCTAAAATATCAGTTGAAGATGTTCCGATCGCTATTGTAAATCTTACAGATATCATAGATGTCAATTGGGATCCTACTATGATTAAGATAGTTCCTTACATTGACGGTATTAACAGTATAGATCAAATTGCTTCATGTGCTGAAAGTGATGTGGGTTTAGTTCAAGAGTGTATCAAACATCTCATGTATTATAAGTGTGTTATACTTTCAGATATATTCCAATTCAGCAACATATACGCTCCCACAAGTGAAATCCACACTTTCCTAACCAACCCTGCTATCGCAAACGCATGTCAGTTTTATGTCCAAATAGATAGTCTAGGAGAATATCAACTACCATTTGATAGAAGACCACATGaagttttttcttcagGAAAAAAGCATGCATCATCAAGTACAGTTCATTCAAAAAGACGTGATTCAATAGACACATCAACAACCGGTTCTGTGGGGTCAAACATGGAATTACACAGGAATTACTTGTCAACATCGTCCACACCTTCATACCTTAAAGCTCACACATTGGAAAGCGGAAGTCTTGGAACTAACGAAAAAATTAACAGAAGGGTGCTGCCAACCAAGAGTTGCATATTTGATCTTTATAGGTCTCTATGCCAGGGTAAAACTATAAAAGAATGGTACAAACAAAACTTTGATATAATTAGGGATAATAGAATTGACGTACGAAGGCTAATTATGTTTGGTGTTACAAGAAGACTAATATATCGTGTTAATTCGTACCCGATAGTCAAAAATATTAGTACATGGGATATTCTTAAATCGCTGGTCGCTAACGAACCCAAAACAAAGCATAAAGCAGTAGGAGATTCAGAAAATATCTTTTCCGCAGCAGATATTAAAGTTGTTGATAACAAAGACGATTCTTATGTCGAGGATAATTCAGATGCCGCCGATAAGCTTCTAAAAAGCCTTTACAAGAAACTCTCTTTGAAGCAAGACAGCTCTAGTGGTGGAACGAGTAAGATCACACGCTATTATGACGATAGCCCCCAAAAGGATGGCGAAACTAACTCTAGGAAATCTAGTTCTGGGTCGCAACAAAAAGTGTCATTTGATGTCAGTGCACCAACTGAAACAAGCAATATTGCAGAAATTCATAATCCCAATCAAAATGGCAtatggaagaagagaaaagaagaggagcTTATACTTATGGATTGCTTGAAAAACGCTGAAACATTTGATAAAATTTGCACCAAACTGAAAAGAAGTAGGAAAGAGGTAGAAGTAATGTTAAAGGAACTTGGCcattataatatagtaaATAGTTAG
- the CIN8 gene encoding kinesin motor protein CIN8 has translation MNSKTYTVDKVFGPSADQSLVFKEIAEPMFYDFIKGYNCTMLVYGMTSTGKTYTMTGDEKLYDGELSEAAGIIPRVLFKLFDTLDIQESDYMVKCSFIELYNEELKDLLDDSQDSAGNNRKLRIYDSVSNSNGNGNGVNASSRSSSRSNSPTISLEAKKRVRMGALYKPKPKLPMQAQPFSHGQQSQQQNQNGQQSSQQSLSYSQQQQQQQQHQQQQQQQQQQQAHANEQGSAIYIQHLQEFHITDAKEGLRLLQKGLRHRQVASTKMNDVSSRSHTIFTLTLYKNYNGESFRVSKINLVDLAGSENISRSGAQNQRAKEAGSINQSLLTLGRVINSLADKNTHIPFRESKLTRLLQDSLGGNTKTALIATISPAKINSEETSSTLEYATKAKNIKNKPQLGSFIMKDVLVKNISHELAKLKSDFLSTKSKDGIYMSHAHYKEVMNDIENYKTEIQESRREVEKLSSQNQLLLKDKKSSQDTMESQKLQIRNLQSSMDYLYEKIDLKHKNELELTNMIMNLKNAVRNMQGALKSHEDHEQRLQSDIQKMLYENIVQYRTNIEKKLGNLKRQALESSSTIDEDIDNVKGSLETLLENVKTDAINMCQDLAQKVVEEQPKFYSIIVSELNCISSKIDMHTDQLKDGLSRITAENNNLKDYLDTHFFKNNHQEILNVHADKTYHQLKMSSKDLMSKITKIIGEHVEQNRNLLMETLNTATSDVISHEMSLFEPVKKTWETSFDQINACDSLGNKFKDSTSESLNSLRKHVDKTVHESSEIADSIKDSIASFQKRNDIYTMGTNINKTVDDIKNKHSQLRSQLEKNVSFIHDSSEEFKSIDESLRKIIDSKMPEFEADSVVDELIQNIDSKSVAPIAPSGKTPLRPLLKTEVKQRSLSKSVSPIKSLNTNVTTISPLKRKSLDSKVLPTTVKKQK, from the coding sequence ATGAATTCTAAGACGTATACTGTTGATAAAGTTTTTGGGCCTAGCGCGGATCAAAGTCTGGTTTTCAAGGAGATTGCTGAGCCAATGTTCTATGATTTTATCAAGGGTTACAATTGCACGATGCTGGTTTATGGTATGACATCTACTGGTAAGACATATACGATGACTGGAGATGAGAAATTGTACGATGGAGAGCTAAGTGAGGCAGCAGGGATTATTCCTAGGGTGTTATTCAAGCTATTCGACACGTTGGATATTCAGGAGAGTGATTATATGGTGAAATGTTCATTCATTGAGTTGTATAACGAAGAGTTGAAAGATCTTTTGGACGATAGCCAGGATTCTGCGGGGAACAATCGAAAATTGAGGATATACGATTCGGttagtaatagtaatggTAATGGAAATGGCGTTAACGCCAGCAGTCGATCTAGTTCGAGGTCGAACTCGCCCACGATCAGTTTGGAAGCAAAGAAGCGTGTAAGGATGGGAGCCTTATATAAGCCAAAGCCGAAATTGCCGATGCAAGCGCAACCTTTCTCACATGGTCAACAAagtcaacaacaaaaccaaaatggGCAGCAGAGTTCACAACAGAGTCTATCCTATAgccaacagcaacagcagcagcaacagcatcaacaacagcaacagcaacagcaacagcaacaggCGCATGCAAATGAACAGGGATCTGCTATCTATATTCAGCATTTACAAGAGTTCCATATCACTGATGCGAAAGAAGGTCTCCGATTATTACAAAAGGGTTTACGTCACAGGCAAGTTGCATCGACGAAAATGAACGATGTCTCAAGTAGATCGCATACAATATTTACCTTGACCTTGTACAAAAATTATAATGGTGAGTCGTTCAGAGTATCCAAAATCAATTTGGTCGATCTTGCTGGCTCGGAGAATATCAGTAGATCAGGAGCACAAAACCAGCGGGCAAAGGAAGCAGGTTCCATTAATCAGAGTTTGTTGACTTTAGGTCGTGTTATTAATTCCTTAGCAGACAAAAATACACACATCCCCTTTCGTGAGTCAAAGTTGACTAGACTTCTACAGGACTCCTTAGGTGGTAACACAAAAACTGCATTAATTGCCACGATATCCCCAGCCAAAATTAACTCAGAGGAAACTTCTAGTACGTTAGAATACGCTACGAAGGCtaaaaacatcaaaaacaaaccTCAATTGGGTAGTTTCATTATGAAAGATGTACTTGTGAAGAATATCTCCCATGAGCTGGCAAAATTGAAGTCAGACTTCCTTTCGACAAAATCAAAGGATGGAATTTATATGAGCCATGCTCATTACAAAGAAGTGATGAATGATATAGAAAACTATAAAACAGAAATTCAAGAATCTAGGAGAGAAGTGGAAAAGCTATCCTCACAAAACCAACTTTTACTCAAAGATAAAAAATCTTCTCAAGATACGATGGAGTCGCAAAAGCTACAAATTCGAAACTTACAGTCTAGCATGGATTATCTTTATGAAAAGATTGACCTGAAACACAAAAACGAACTGGAATTAACTAATATGATcatgaatttgaagaatgcTGTACGGAACATGCAAGGAGCTCTAAAATCTCATGAAGATCATGAACAAAGGTTACAATCCGACATCCAGAAAATGCTCTACGAAAATATAGTCCAGTATAGAACCAATattgagaagaaattggGTAACTTGAAAAGGCAAGCTCTGGAAAGTTCATCCACTATCGACGAAGATATTGATAATGTCAAAGGAAGTTTAGAAACATTGCTAGAAAATGTTAAAACTGATGCAATAAATATGTGCCAAGATCTGGCCCAAAAAGTGGTCGAAGAACAGCCAAAGTTTTATAGCATCATTGTTTCAGAACTTAATTGCATCTCTTCGAAGATTGATATGCACACTGATCAATTGAAGGATGGATTAAGTCGCATTACTGCTGAGAATAATAACTTGAAAGACTATCTAGATActcatttcttcaagaataaCCATCAGGAAATTCTAAATGTTCACGCTGACAAAACTTATCATCAATTAAAGATGTCTTCTAAAGATTTAATGAGTAAAATAACTAAGATAATAGGGGAACATGTTGAACAGAATAGGAACCTATTGATGGAAACTTTAAACACCGCGACTTCCGATGTTATTTCTCATGAAATGTCGCTGTTTGAGCCTGTCAAGAAAACTTGGGAGACTTCTTTCGATCAAATTAATGCTTGTGATTCGTTAGGTAATAAATTTAAGGATTCAACGTCGGAGTCGCTAAACAGTTTAAGGAAACATGTCGATAAAACTGTGCATGAAAGTTCGGAAATTGCTGATAGCATAAAAGACAGCATTGCCAGCtttcagaaaagaaatgatatatataccatGGGCACAAATATTAACAAAACCGTtgatgatatcaaaaataaGCATAGTCAATTGCGCAGTCAGCTGGAAAAGAATGTGTCATTTATACATGATTCAAGTGAAGAATTTAAGAGCATAGATGAATCCctaagaaaaataatagaCTCCAAAATGCCTGAATTTGAAGCGGATAGCGTAGTTGATGAGTTGATACAAAATATCGATTCAAAATCTGTAGCTCCAATAGCTCCATCCGGGAAGACTCCACTGCGACCTTTATTAAAGACGGAAGTGAAACAAAGATCTTTGTCAAAGTCAGTGTCACCAATCAAAAGTTTGAATACCAATGTAACGACAATATCCCCTCTAAAGCGAAAATCTTTGGATTCTAAAGTCCTTCCGACAACAGTCAAAAAGCAGAAATAG
- the DNL4 gene encoding DNA ligase (ATP) DNL4 codes for MSECRNFSPSPEFKWLCDELFQKIHDTSVNRHLIGKPVTVRFLEIIANFIKLWRSTVGNDIYPALRLIIPYRDKRVYNIKENTLIKALCHYLRLPKNSDTEKRLLRWKQRAPRGVKLSDFCVEEIRKRQKDYEGPTRITIDQLNGHLDEIAQAGNGKRMGHMALLDSRAFNYCLKHMTFEELKFFFDILLKTRVISGLEVKFLNAWHPDAQDYLSVVSDLYVLSQRLYDPNERLRKVDLSINISHAFEPQLAKRTHASYEHVASSLGKNFIIEEKMDGERLQIHYMNYGEQIKYLSRRGVDFSYLYGENISKGPVSSSIKLHPNVKDCILDGEMITFDIEKDMVLPFGLVKNSAMNHVQAEITGVSLTESHRPLFIAFDLVYLNGKSLTSLELWRRKDYLSKILTPVEKKVEIIQYHKSDDAMDIKNSLEHAISVGSEGIVLKNLQSKYNIASRNSDWIKIKPEYLEQFGENMDLLVIGRDQGKKDSFLCGLSVNNTENPTERPKFLSFCTIANGFSQEEFKDIERNTRGKWHIFSEEPPDKRIFEFGTKLPYEWIYPEDSVVLEVKARAIDNKDSEKKRYRTGCTLHFGYCKQIRYDKSWKDATSLADFEEMKEARNFYHKRTQHEVSKEKRKSSKRARINIVNISEPRRLDDPISYIFQRCKFRIISDFFYQSRRKRISQEDLCSLVLENGGEVIYNNVDSITPEENLYIISDRLTYECKVLVDKGLVIVNPLWIFKSIEAGAKLPLTDEDIFAATRKEHERVMPQPNNITEKYTGYSKIAYPESSYYNNNMNISSMPIFRFDRLKIAMIDSPSVSRAYLRKVEFTIKCHGGTIENMENADIIVVVNELISKKELLSIRKKIAARAVNESVDSTPRIPRIVDVSWIFDSIKGHHLVDAENYQCL; via the coding sequence ATGAGTGAGTGCCGTAACTTCTCACCTTCTCCAGAGTTTAAATGGTTATGTGATGAattatttcaaaagatTCACGATACTTCGGTTAACAGACATCTTATAGGAAAGCCTGTAACCGTGCGCTTCCTAGAGATTATTGCAAATTTCATTAAGCTATGGAGGAGCACTGTAGGTAATGATATATACCCAGCTTTGAGATTAATCATACCTTACAGAGACAAGAGGGtttataatataaaagaaaacactTTAATCAAAGCATTGTGTCATTATCTCAGATTACCGAAGAACTCGGACACAGAGAAAAGGCTCCTTCGTTGGAAACAACGGGCACCAAGAGGGGTTAAATTATCCGATTTCTGTGTAGAAGAGATCAGAAAGCGTCAAAAGGATTATGAAGGTCCAACTAGGATTACTATTGACCAGTTAAATGGTCATTTAGATGAGATTGCACAAGCAGGCAATGGCAAGAGAATGGGTCACATGGCACTACTTGACTCACGAGCATTCAACTATTGCTTGAAACATATgacatttgaagaattgaaattcttctttgatattcttcttaaGACCAGAGTAATTTCTGGGTTAGAGGTTAAGTTTTTGAATGCATGGCATCCAGATGCCCAAGATTATTTGAGTGTTGTTTCAGACTTGTATGTTTTAAGTCAAAGATTATATGATCCAAATGAAAGGTTAAGAAAGGTTGATCTTTCCATAAATATTTCCCACGCATTTGAACCACAACTGGCCAAAAGGACTCATGCGTCTTATGAACATGTGGCTTCTAGCTTGGGAAAGAATTTTATAATCGAAGAGAAGATGGATGGAGAGAGGCTTCAAATACATTATATGAACTACGGAgaacaaataaaatacCTAAGTCGAAGAGGTGTAGACTTTTCATATCTTTACGGTGAAAATATCAGTAAAGGCCCGGTTTCATCATCTATTAAGTTGCATCCCAATGTTAAGGATTGTATATTGGATGGTGAAATGATTACGttcgatattgaaaaagatatgGTGCTTCCATTCGGTCTCGTAAAAAATAGCGCAATGAATCATGTCCAAGCTGAAATAACTGGCGTATCGCTGACAGAATCACATAGGCCTTTGTTTATTGCATTCGACCTAGTATACCTCAACGGAAAGTCTTTAACAAGTTTGGAGctttggagaagaaaggaTTATTTGAGCAAGATTCTTACCCCggtagaaaaaaaagtcgAAATAATACAATATCATAAGTCAGATGATGCCATGGATATAAAAAATTCACTTGAACATGCAATCTCAGTAGGGTCTGAAGGAATTGTGCTCAAAAACTTacaatcaaaatataatattgCAAGCCGAAATTCGGATTGGATCAAGATTAAACCTGAATATTTAGAACAATTTGGAGAGAATATGGATTTATTAGTGATCGGAAGAGATCAAGGAAAGAAGGACTCGTTTTTATGTGGCCTCTCTGTGAATAATACTGAAAATCCAACTGAAAGGCCTAaatttctctctttctgtACAATAGCAAATGGATTTTCCCAGGAGGAATTCAAAGACATAGAAAGAAACACTAGGGGAAAGTGGCATATATTCTCAGAAGAACCTCCGGATAAGAGAATTTTTGAGTTTGGAACTAAGTTGCCTTATGAATGGATTTATCCAGAGGATTCAGTTGTTTTAGAAGTTAAGGCTAGAGCAATAGATAACAAAGACTctgagaaaaaaagatatagaaCAGGATGTACGTTGCATTTTGGGTATTGCAAACAAATTAGATATGACAAAAGTTGGAAAGATGCAACATCATTAGCAGACTTTGAGGaaatgaaagaagcaagaaaTTTTTATCACAAACGAACACAGCATGAAGTATCaaaggagaaaagaaaatcatcaaaaagGGCAAGAATTAACATAGTTAACATATCTGAACCTCGAAGACTAGATGATCCGATTTCATACATTTTTCAGAGATGTAAATTCAGAATAATTTCTGACTTTTTCTATCAGTCGAGAAGGAAACGAATTAGCCAGGAAGATTTATGTTCCTTGGTATTAGAAAACGGTGGAGAAGTCATTTACAACAACGTTGATAGTATTACACCTGAAGAGAACCTCTATATAATTAGCGATAGGCTGACTTATGAGTGCAAGGTATTAGTTGACAAGGGCCTCGTAATTGTGAATCCGCTATGGATTTTTAAGTCAATTGAAGCGGGCGCTAAATTGCCATTAACTGATGAAGACATATTTGCTGCTACGAGAAAGGAACATGAGCGTGTAATGCCACAACCAAATAATATAACTGAAAAGTATACGGGCTATTCAAAGATAGCATACCCAGAATCTTCATAttacaataataatatgaATATATCCAGTATGCCGATCTTCCGCTTTGATAGATTGAAAATAGCAATGATAGATTCACCAAGTGTTTCAAGAGCTTATCTGAGAAAAGTTGAATTTACCATAAAATGCCATGGAGGAACAATAGAAAATATGGAAAATGCAGatataatagtagtagtcAACGAGTTGATATCGAAAAAGGAACTTCTCTCAATTCGTAAAAAAATTGCAGCTAGAGCAGTTAATGAATCAGTAGACAGCACACCCCGAATCCCAAGAATAGTAGATGTTTCGTGGATTTTTGATTCCATAAAAGGACATCACCTGGTTGATGCTGAAAACTATCAATGTTTGTAA